One genomic segment of Vulcanisaeta thermophila includes these proteins:
- a CDS encoding GTP-dependent dephospho-CoA kinase family protein, whose amino-acid sequence MYVLTSKWARELMAYPMGIAIGREAPGSIYVLRQCFGDDVKVMTVGDVVTQNVINHWKTPSIAVIDLKTRRNVALGGVAGFSKTYMVTNPPGTLSEEVIEVIRRAMEDVNRGLNVLVSVNGEEDLISLPLILEAPRNSVVLYGLYTGYLIAIPVNDYYRFAILKLISMMKAKK is encoded by the coding sequence ATGTACGTATTAACCAGTAAGTGGGCCAGGGAGTTGATGGCGTACCCCATGGGTATAGCCATAGGTAGGGAGGCCCCTGGGTCTATTTACGTACTAAGGCAGTGCTTTGGTGATGATGTTAAGGTCATGACAGTGGGTGATGTGGTTACACAGAACGTAATCAACCACTGGAAAACACCCAGCATCGCGGTTATTGATCTGAAGACCAGGAGGAACGTGGCACTGGGTGGTGTTGCCGGGTTTAGTAAAACGTACATGGTTACCAACCCACCTGGAACCCTGAGTGAGGAGGTTATTGAGGTTATTAGGAGGGCTATGGAGGATGTTAACAGGGGCCTTAATGTGCTCGTTTCCGTTAATGGTGAGGAGGACCTAATATCACTGCCCCTGATACTCGAGGCCCCGCGAAACTCCGTGGTACTTTACGGGCTGTACACGGGGTACCTAATCGCCATACCAGTGAATGATTACTACAGATTCGCAATACTTAAGTTGATCTCCATGATGAAAGCTAAAAAGTAG
- a CDS encoding DUF72 domain-containing protein — MQVLVGTCGFPTSRSRYYSLFRVVELQETFYEVPTEDRMTQLRGEAPTDFQFSVKAFQGFTHPINSPTYKRMRRTRLRGELGNYGLLRPTRENLELWGEFARAIKPLNPVIIVFQTPPSLELNEESFRGIREFFRSIEPVAPIAWEPRGSTYNNTQLLERLIRDLGIIHVTDPFRRDPLVITDTLYFRLHGIGKGEVNYSYKYTDEDLRRLRDKLINNYGSSSRVYVMFNNTHMLDDARRFKELVESGVG, encoded by the coding sequence ATGCAGGTACTCGTGGGGACCTGCGGATTCCCAACATCAAGGTCCCGATACTACTCACTATTCAGGGTTGTGGAGCTTCAGGAGACATTCTACGAGGTGCCCACCGAGGACAGGATGACCCAATTGAGGGGTGAGGCCCCCACTGATTTTCAATTCTCAGTAAAGGCATTCCAGGGGTTCACGCACCCAATCAACTCACCAACTTACAAACGCATGAGGAGGACCAGGTTAAGGGGTGAGTTAGGCAATTACGGGCTGCTCAGGCCCACTAGGGAGAACCTGGAATTGTGGGGTGAATTCGCGAGGGCCATTAAACCCCTGAACCCAGTCATTATAGTGTTCCAAACACCACCAAGCCTGGAACTGAATGAGGAGAGCTTCAGGGGGATTAGGGAGTTCTTTAGGTCGATAGAGCCCGTGGCACCCATCGCATGGGAGCCCAGGGGCTCCACGTACAATAACACGCAGTTGCTCGAGAGGTTGATTAGGGACTTGGGCATAATCCACGTAACAGACCCATTCAGGAGGGATCCACTGGTGATCACCGACACACTATACTTCAGGCTCCACGGTATTGGTAAGGGTGAGGTTAATTACTCGTACAAGTACACAGATGAGGACCTAAGGAGGCTCAGGGATAAGTTGATTAATAACTACGGATCCTCATCCAGGGTCTACGTGATGTTCAATAACACGCACATGCTGGATGATGCCAGGAGGTTTAAGGAGTTGGTTGAGTCAGGTGTGGGTTGA
- a CDS encoding DNA topoisomerase VI subunit B, protein MGSIDVKFEALSPAEFFRRNREIAGFANPARAVYQTIRELVENSLDATETFKILPSIKIQVSYVDASRNWLGVYVEDNGIGIPGDEIPNVFGRVFYSSKYRIKQHRGIFGLGAKMVVLYAQSTTNMPITVRSAPLKSDVIYEYQVMIDIAKNEPVIVDSKTLENKYGWHGTAIKVVIEGDWPKAKRRVEEYLRRTSMIAPYAEFLFRGPDEDDFLVIPRVTVKMPEPPKEGLPHPKSVDVELIKQLIQRNPDMKVFEFLVENFDGVGESIARNFLDYAGVNPDMPVGELENDKLVNFVTKMREFNGWRRPRADWLSPIGEDILAEGVRSVLNPEVVFTVTRKPSSYMGNPFIVEAAIAWGGAVPQSDKPIIYRFANKVPLIYDEGNDVVRKIVDEIDWTQYKVKFPAQLAVVVHICSTKIPYASAGKEAIADVPEIESEIRNAIREVARKLRLYITRKEKEQELLMKYAVFTMYSEEVVNALSYVTNTDPDKLRRSMRELIARKLKLDRIERALKEGKLTEEGENNEGSSAQAASLD, encoded by the coding sequence ATGGGATCCATTGACGTTAAGTTCGAGGCATTATCACCAGCCGAGTTCTTTAGGCGGAATAGGGAAATAGCTGGTTTTGCGAACCCAGCCAGGGCTGTTTATCAAACAATACGTGAGTTGGTGGAGAATAGCCTGGATGCTACGGAGACCTTCAAGATACTACCTAGTATCAAGATTCAGGTGAGTTATGTGGATGCCTCGAGGAATTGGTTGGGGGTTTATGTTGAGGATAATGGGATTGGTATACCGGGTGATGAGATACCCAACGTGTTCGGTAGGGTCTTCTACAGTAGTAAGTATAGGATTAAGCAGCACAGGGGCATTTTCGGGCTTGGTGCGAAGATGGTGGTTCTCTATGCCCAATCAACCACGAACATGCCCATAACGGTTAGGAGTGCGCCGTTGAAGAGTGATGTGATTTATGAGTACCAGGTTATGATTGACATTGCCAAGAACGAGCCCGTGATAGTCGATAGTAAGACCCTGGAGAATAAGTATGGCTGGCATGGCACGGCAATTAAGGTGGTCATTGAGGGTGACTGGCCCAAGGCCAAGCGTAGGGTTGAGGAGTACCTACGGAGGACATCAATGATAGCTCCATACGCTGAGTTCCTCTTTAGGGGACCTGATGAGGATGACTTCCTGGTGATACCCAGGGTCACGGTTAAAATGCCGGAGCCGCCCAAGGAGGGCTTACCGCACCCCAAGAGTGTGGATGTGGAATTGATAAAGCAATTAATACAGAGGAACCCCGACATGAAGGTCTTCGAATTCCTAGTGGAGAACTTCGATGGGGTTGGGGAATCCATAGCCAGGAACTTCCTGGACTACGCCGGTGTGAATCCTGACATGCCCGTGGGTGAGTTGGAGAATGATAAGTTGGTGAACTTCGTAACCAAGATGAGGGAGTTCAATGGTTGGAGGAGACCCAGGGCCGACTGGTTATCCCCAATAGGCGAGGACATACTCGCTGAGGGCGTTAGATCCGTCCTAAACCCAGAGGTTGTGTTCACGGTGACCAGGAAACCCAGCTCATACATGGGCAACCCATTCATTGTGGAGGCCGCCATTGCCTGGGGCGGTGCAGTCCCCCAGTCTGACAAGCCCATTATTTATAGGTTTGCCAATAAGGTCCCCCTGATCTACGATGAGGGTAATGACGTGGTCAGGAAGATCGTTGACGAAATAGACTGGACCCAGTACAAGGTTAAATTCCCCGCCCAACTAGCCGTGGTGGTTCACATATGCTCCACCAAGATACCCTACGCCAGTGCGGGTAAGGAGGCCATAGCCGATGTGCCGGAGATTGAGAGTGAGATTAGGAATGCCATTAGGGAGGTGGCGAGGAAGCTTAGGCTGTACATAACAAGGAAGGAGAAGGAGCAGGAGTTACTCATGAAGTACGCAGTCTTCACAATGTACTCTGAGGAGGTGGTTAATGCCCTGTCCTACGTAACTAACACAGACCCTGATAAGTTAAGAAGGAGCATGCGCGAGCTCATAGCGAGGAAGTTGAAGCTTGATAGGATAGAGAGGGCCCTCAAGGAGGGTAAGTTAACCGAGGAGGGCGAGAACAACGAGGGCTCATCAGCCCAAGCCGCATCCCTTGACTAA
- a CDS encoding phosphoadenosine phosphosulfate reductase domain-containing protein, whose amino-acid sequence MPVIYWCDDRNVPILSKELGSRRCASLSIVRLTRPGDVRPAFPVDIEITRNAIINEFGSEELARRLIPDNEVILLNKIPGYADQADEVIVRGRVIGHRFYDVERKTWRFRPLYEGVAEIMSLRLGYWAIVNMDKLPQRYDVHANLIMSANLPSERYRHVAVSTRDGSFHGVAKLMRGSRLRIIKSWRARDPLPSPRPSSLKDFVELNRDYLERKAQKALEFLRKVFSEYKLPIVVSFSGGKDSLVVLDLTARTGVKFHILFNDTGLEAPETYEFVEEIATRYNAELITASAGDKYWRAINEFGPPARDYRWCCKVIKLGPITDTLIHRFPNGYISVVGQRALESFQRARLPMVSRSKWVTKDIVVAPIQDWSALEVWGYIIMNGLPYNKAYEYGFDRLGCVICPANELAEFELVEERYPGIYTRLGEVLRKYAEEKGLGQDFVRLGLWRWRREIPGDMARYVKVRLRVDYPIRISRSDDALNLVSARGINYETLGQFLKMVGRVERTSDGYLVKGKLGEARVVIKGDNSVSIITSDGGLAVHIAGLVSRASICGECNLCINWCPTKALSRLGPGPSFTVDESRCINCLLCSTACPSAQYLVYRNPGLRRA is encoded by the coding sequence ATGCCCGTAATTTACTGGTGCGATGATCGCAACGTCCCAATACTCAGTAAGGAGTTGGGGAGCAGGAGATGCGCATCACTCAGTATAGTCAGGTTAACCAGGCCTGGCGACGTTAGGCCCGCATTCCCAGTGGATATAGAGATCACGAGGAACGCCATCATTAATGAGTTCGGGAGTGAGGAGCTCGCCAGGCGCTTAATACCCGATAATGAGGTCATCCTTCTAAATAAAATACCAGGTTATGCAGACCAGGCCGATGAGGTTATTGTGAGGGGTAGGGTTATTGGGCACAGGTTCTATGATGTGGAAAGAAAGACCTGGCGCTTCAGACCCCTCTACGAGGGTGTTGCGGAGATCATGAGCCTAAGGCTTGGTTACTGGGCAATAGTAAACATGGACAAACTACCCCAACGTTATGACGTGCATGCCAACCTAATAATGAGTGCCAACCTACCCAGTGAGAGGTATAGGCACGTGGCCGTGTCCACGAGGGATGGCTCCTTCCACGGGGTTGCCAAGTTAATGAGGGGTTCGAGGCTCAGGATAATCAAGAGTTGGAGGGCCAGGGACCCACTACCAAGCCCAAGACCCAGCTCCCTGAAGGACTTCGTGGAGTTGAACAGGGATTACCTGGAGAGAAAGGCCCAAAAGGCCCTGGAATTCCTCAGGAAGGTCTTCAGTGAGTATAAACTACCCATAGTGGTCTCCTTCTCAGGGGGTAAGGATTCCCTTGTGGTTCTGGACCTAACGGCTAGGACGGGCGTTAAGTTTCACATATTGTTTAACGACACGGGCCTAGAGGCCCCCGAGACCTATGAATTCGTGGAGGAAATAGCCACCAGGTACAATGCGGAGTTGATCACAGCATCCGCAGGGGACAAGTACTGGAGGGCCATTAATGAGTTTGGGCCGCCAGCCCGGGACTACAGGTGGTGCTGTAAGGTGATTAAGCTGGGCCCGATAACGGACACGCTGATCCACAGGTTCCCCAATGGCTACATAAGCGTCGTGGGCCAGAGGGCGCTGGAGTCCTTCCAGAGGGCTAGGTTACCCATGGTCTCAAGGAGTAAGTGGGTCACTAAGGACATAGTGGTTGCCCCAATACAGGATTGGAGCGCCCTGGAGGTCTGGGGATACATAATAATGAATGGACTACCCTACAATAAGGCCTATGAGTATGGCTTTGACAGGCTGGGCTGCGTCATATGCCCAGCCAATGAGTTGGCGGAGTTCGAACTGGTTGAGGAGAGGTACCCTGGGATCTACACGAGGCTGGGTGAGGTGCTTAGGAAATACGCTGAGGAGAAGGGCTTGGGCCAGGATTTCGTGAGGCTCGGCCTATGGCGCTGGAGGAGGGAGATACCCGGTGACATGGCTAGGTATGTGAAGGTGAGGCTTAGGGTGGATTATCCAATAAGGATCTCACGGAGTGATGATGCACTTAATCTGGTGTCCGCGAGGGGGATTAACTATGAAACCCTTGGTCAATTCCTCAAGATGGTTGGTAGGGTTGAGAGGACTAGCGATGGGTACCTCGTGAAGGGTAAGCTTGGCGAGGCCAGGGTCGTTATTAAAGGTGATAACTCAGTGTCCATAATAACAAGTGATGGGGGACTGGCCGTGCACATAGCTGGTTTGGTCTCCAGGGCATCCATATGCGGTGAGTGCAACCTCTGCATTAATTGGTGCCCCACGAAGGCCCTCTCCAGATTGGGCCCTGGGCCCTCATTCACCGTTGATGAGAGCAGGTGCATAAACTGCCTACTATGCTCCACAGCCTGCCCCTCCGCCCAGTACCTGGTTTATAGGAATCCTGGACTACGCAGGGCTTAA
- the cimA gene encoding citramalate synthase, whose amino-acid sequence MEVLDTTLRDGAQTTGVSFTLNDKIRIALALDELGVDYIEGGWPGSNPKDAEFFKAMKNHSLSHSKLAVFGSTRRKGVRVEEDQNVRAILDSGVDVAVIVGKSWTLHVTEVLRTTLEENLEMIYDTIRYLRDHGLRVIFDAEHFYQGFRENPDYAMRVVKTAEEAGAEVVVLADTNGAMLPHEVHEITARMVREVKVKVGLHMHNDSGCAVANTIMGVLAGARHVQGTINGLGERTGNADLVQVIPNLALKMGFKVLKNPNGLRRLREVSRLVYELSGLQPNPYQPYVGDYAFSHKAGYHVDGVMKVTRAYEHVDPGLVGNARRFVVSELSGAANLVVYLDELGFDIDKNDPGLRRALSKIKEMENMGYSFDLAPASAVLIILREMGLFRDRITVDYYKVVSDDRVHVAVVKVNGEIGVAEGVGPVHAIDLAIRNAISKLFPELNRVSLTDYRVVLPGEVKSTESVVRVLIELSDGVRRWRTLGVSGSIIKASLDALVDGYNYAVLISERRR is encoded by the coding sequence GTGGAGGTACTCGACACGACGTTGAGGGACGGTGCTCAAACCACGGGCGTATCCTTCACACTGAATGACAAGATCAGGATAGCACTGGCCCTGGATGAGCTTGGTGTTGATTATATAGAGGGTGGGTGGCCTGGTTCAAATCCCAAGGACGCTGAGTTCTTCAAGGCCATGAAGAACCACTCACTGAGCCACTCTAAGCTTGCGGTTTTCGGCAGCACCAGGAGGAAGGGGGTTAGGGTTGAGGAGGATCAGAACGTGAGGGCAATACTGGATTCTGGGGTTGACGTGGCCGTCATAGTGGGTAAGTCCTGGACCCTACACGTTACCGAGGTCCTAAGGACCACGTTGGAGGAGAACCTGGAGATGATATACGACACCATAAGGTACCTAAGGGACCATGGGCTCAGGGTAATATTCGACGCGGAGCACTTCTACCAGGGCTTCAGGGAAAACCCGGACTACGCAATGAGGGTTGTCAAAACGGCTGAGGAGGCGGGCGCCGAGGTCGTGGTGCTCGCGGACACAAACGGTGCCATGCTACCCCACGAGGTCCATGAAATAACGGCCAGGATGGTCAGGGAGGTCAAGGTTAAGGTGGGACTCCACATGCATAATGACTCGGGCTGTGCCGTGGCCAACACAATAATGGGGGTGCTGGCTGGTGCGAGGCATGTTCAGGGTACAATAAACGGGCTTGGTGAAAGAACGGGCAATGCGGATCTGGTGCAGGTAATACCAAACCTAGCCCTTAAGATGGGCTTTAAGGTACTTAAGAATCCCAATGGGTTGAGGAGGCTCAGGGAGGTGTCGAGGCTCGTTTATGAACTATCGGGGCTTCAACCCAACCCGTACCAACCCTACGTTGGCGACTACGCCTTTAGCCACAAGGCTGGTTACCACGTGGATGGTGTTATGAAGGTCACCAGGGCCTATGAGCACGTGGACCCAGGCCTAGTGGGTAACGCCAGGAGGTTCGTGGTCTCCGAGCTCTCCGGCGCTGCAAACCTTGTGGTGTACCTTGATGAGCTGGGCTTTGATATTGATAAGAACGATCCAGGACTAAGGAGGGCATTGAGTAAGATAAAGGAGATGGAGAACATGGGTTACAGCTTCGACTTGGCGCCAGCCTCGGCAGTACTCATAATCCTCAGGGAGATGGGGTTGTTCAGGGATAGGATCACGGTGGATTACTACAAGGTAGTCAGTGATGATAGGGTCCACGTAGCAGTGGTGAAGGTTAACGGGGAGATAGGCGTGGCCGAGGGGGTGGGGCCAGTCCACGCAATAGACCTAGCCATCAGGAACGCCATTAGTAAATTATTCCCGGAACTAAACAGGGTATCATTGACGGACTACAGGGTTGTATTGCCAGGGGAGGTGAAGAGTACGGAGAGCGTGGTAAGGGTACTCATTGAACTAAGCGACGGCGTTAGGAGATGGCGCACCCTGGGTGTTTCTGGAAGCATAATAAAGGCCAGCCTGGACGCCCTGGTAGATGGGTATAACTATGCAGTGTTGATAAGTGAGAGACGACGGTAG
- a CDS encoding 2,5-diamino-6-(ribosylamino)-4(3H)-pyrimidinone 5'-phosphate reductase, which produces MPRPYVIIVSASSIDGRIASKTGYSRLSCPFDLKRLHEVRASVDAIMVGANTVIMDNPSLTPRYVKAPKNPIRVVIDGRLRIPLNANVVVNKEAPTVIVTTNKAPRDKVEELIRRGVEVWLMGEDRVDLRGVLERLYEERGVRRVLVEGGGHLNWELIKEGLADEIRLTVTPYVFGAGTSFLEGNGYPTTTEGPRLRLEGVRVCECGNEVVITWRVIHDQGIP; this is translated from the coding sequence GTGCCGAGGCCATACGTAATCATTGTATCCGCATCCAGCATTGATGGGAGGATAGCCAGCAAGACTGGTTACTCAAGGCTCTCCTGCCCCTTCGACCTGAAGAGGCTCCATGAGGTTAGGGCCAGTGTTGATGCCATCATGGTGGGGGCCAACACAGTCATTATGGACAACCCATCATTAACGCCGCGCTACGTCAAGGCCCCTAAAAACCCCATTAGGGTGGTTATTGACGGTAGGCTTAGGATACCCCTAAACGCCAACGTGGTGGTTAATAAGGAGGCGCCCACGGTGATTGTCACCACGAACAAGGCGCCCAGGGATAAGGTTGAGGAATTGATTAGGAGGGGCGTTGAGGTTTGGTTAATGGGTGAGGACAGGGTTGACTTAAGGGGCGTCCTGGAGAGGCTTTATGAGGAGAGGGGTGTCAGGAGGGTCCTGGTTGAGGGTGGTGGTCACCTGAATTGGGAGTTGATTAAGGAGGGCCTTGCGGATGAGATTAGACTAACAGTAACGCCGTACGTCTTTGGCGCCGGGACATCATTCCTGGAGGGTAATGGGTACCCCACGACCACCGAGGGACCAAGGCTGAGGCTGGAGGGTGTGAGGGTTTGCGAGTGTGGTAATGAGGTTGTCATTACCTGGAGGGTGATTCACGACCAAGGGATACCTTAA
- a CDS encoding 7-cyano-7-deazaguanine synthase: MARRAVLLLSGGIDSAVALYLLRSRDYEVIALSINYPGRGEREREFARKLAELTGARLVEVDLPFMREVIELWPRDEDRPDHLKGAHPSTVPARNALIYSVAAYFAEIYGAELIVAGHNAEDANYFPDANARFRLYMSRALTLGTYIGRKRGLKVVAPLSKLTKTQVVKLGLSLGVPFEYTWSCHNNGDKPCGKCTGCLMRKRAFEELGIEDPLERALRLKP; the protein is encoded by the coding sequence GTGGCCAGGAGGGCTGTGTTGTTGCTGTCGGGAGGTATTGATTCCGCGGTTGCCCTGTACCTCCTTAGGTCCAGGGATTACGAGGTTATTGCCCTGAGCATTAACTACCCAGGTAGGGGCGAGAGGGAGAGGGAGTTCGCCAGGAAGTTGGCTGAGTTGACTGGTGCGAGGCTTGTGGAGGTGGATTTACCATTCATGAGGGAGGTCATTGAGCTTTGGCCCAGGGATGAGGATAGGCCCGATCACCTGAAAGGTGCCCACCCGAGCACGGTGCCCGCTAGGAACGCCCTAATATACTCAGTGGCTGCTTACTTCGCGGAGATCTACGGTGCAGAGTTGATAGTTGCTGGGCATAATGCTGAGGATGCCAATTACTTCCCCGATGCCAATGCCAGGTTTAGGCTTTACATGAGTAGGGCATTGACCCTGGGCACGTACATTGGTAGGAAGAGGGGGTTGAAAGTAGTGGCACCACTGTCCAAACTCACAAAAACCCAGGTGGTCAAGCTGGGGCTCAGTTTAGGCGTGCCCTTTGAATACACATGGTCCTGCCACAACAACGGTGATAAACCCTGCGGTAAATGCACAGGCTGCCTAATGAGGAAGAGGGCCTTTGAGGAGTTGGGTATTGAAGACCCACTGGAGAGGGCGCTCAGGCTTAAGCCATAA
- a CDS encoding aminotransferase class V-fold PLP-dependent enzyme, which produces MGWLEDLREHIPITRRRVYLDNAGAGPLTKDAVDAVNEFLNLWITEGEPWELALDHIVEAKREFGRLINAPPSNIAAVPSATHGLNALLSTLRFRPGSNVVISELNFPTGVFSFHALRRRGAIREVRIARAVGGYVPLETYEKLIDDNTAVVFVDYVSWVTGYRERIKELTEIAHARGAIMITDAFHAVGVIPIDVTKDGVDALITGSYKWLMGPHGAGFVYVSDELLGGLEPMFSGWMGIEDNQVSRRLRGERLFERPINIEDFKPAGDASRLEWGTWPVVAFEGTLASMRLINKYELPNRFADHTSTLFRRLVEGLSNLGLRVTTPLDSHAAIVTFEFRDPYNLANYLSKHGVVVSPRPGIIRVSPHAYNTVDEVDRFLELMSKYLREAR; this is translated from the coding sequence ATGGGTTGGCTTGAAGACCTGAGGGAACACATCCCCATAACTAGGAGGAGGGTTTACCTCGACAATGCCGGTGCTGGTCCATTAACGAAGGATGCGGTTGATGCGGTGAATGAATTCCTGAACCTGTGGATTACCGAGGGCGAGCCTTGGGAGTTGGCCCTGGATCATATTGTGGAGGCTAAGAGGGAGTTTGGGAGGCTTATCAATGCGCCCCCGAGTAACATAGCCGCCGTGCCCAGCGCAACGCATGGGTTAAACGCACTACTCAGTACCCTCAGGTTTAGGCCTGGCTCTAACGTGGTTATTAGCGAGTTGAACTTCCCCACGGGCGTGTTTTCATTCCACGCCTTAAGAAGACGTGGTGCTATTAGGGAGGTTAGGATTGCCAGGGCAGTTGGTGGTTACGTGCCCCTGGAAACCTACGAGAAGCTGATTGATGATAATACGGCGGTGGTTTTCGTGGACTACGTATCCTGGGTGACAGGTTATAGGGAGAGGATTAAGGAACTGACTGAGATAGCCCATGCGAGGGGCGCCATTATGATTACAGACGCATTCCACGCGGTGGGCGTCATACCCATAGACGTTACTAAGGATGGTGTTGATGCGTTGATCACAGGGAGTTATAAATGGTTGATGGGGCCCCACGGCGCAGGCTTTGTTTACGTAAGTGATGAATTACTGGGTGGGCTTGAGCCCATGTTCTCGGGTTGGATGGGCATTGAGGATAACCAAGTGAGTAGGAGGTTGAGGGGCGAGAGATTGTTTGAGAGGCCCATAAACATTGAGGACTTCAAGCCCGCCGGGGATGCCTCTAGGCTCGAGTGGGGCACGTGGCCGGTGGTGGCCTTTGAGGGCACACTGGCCTCCATGAGGTTGATTAACAAGTACGAGTTACCCAACAGGTTTGCCGACCACACTAGTACGTTGTTCAGGAGGCTTGTTGAGGGGTTGAGCAACCTGGGGCTTAGGGTCACCACACCCCTTGACTCGCATGCGGCCATAGTAACCTTCGAATTCAGGGATCCATACAACCTGGCCAATTACTTAAGCAAGCATGGTGTTGTGGTGTCACCTAGGCCTGGGATTATTAGGGTGTCGCCCCATGCATATAATACTGTGGATGAGGTGGATAGGTTCCTGGAGTTGATGAGTAAATACTTAAGAGAGGCCCGTTAG
- a CDS encoding MmgE/PrpD family protein, which yields MVRDSLGEVIVDYALNVRFEDLSNEVIHEVKRRVLDSIGVALAAYSAEPVKIARSLAKAYRSTYEATLWGTIDMAPLDWASFTNSLMVRYLDYNDTYLGLEPLHPSDMIPTLMAATEYRGLSGRDLITAIAVSYEVGVRLCDSGSLRLHGWDHVNYISIAVTAGLARLMGLSREQALNALSIATVPHAAMRQSRVGELSHWKAAATANSSRNAVFAVLLAREGFTGPDAPLRGEMGFIRQLLSGEFNDKLIMELSSKPNPRRILDTYIKPYPVEYHAQSAVDAARQIRAEYGRPIEPDDVEYIVIDTFKAAYDIIVKDPEKWDPRTKETADHSLMWVTATALIHGTVALDHYKPEGIRDPRVLALIRKTKVNVDPELNKLYPSAIPNRVTVKFRDGREITARVDHPRGHPKNPMSDDELKEKFRALVSGVLTQSQISTIMDMVFNLENLRDIKPILKAMVV from the coding sequence ATGGTTAGGGATTCCCTGGGTGAGGTTATTGTTGATTATGCCCTGAATGTTAGGTTTGAGGATCTCTCCAACGAGGTTATTCATGAGGTGAAGAGGAGGGTACTGGATAGTATTGGTGTTGCCTTGGCGGCTTACTCGGCGGAGCCCGTTAAGATAGCCAGGTCCTTGGCTAAGGCTTATAGGTCCACGTACGAGGCAACCCTATGGGGGACCATCGACATGGCGCCCCTGGACTGGGCCTCCTTCACAAACTCCCTAATGGTTAGGTACCTGGATTACAACGACACGTACCTGGGCCTTGAGCCCCTGCACCCCTCGGACATGATACCCACGTTGATGGCGGCTACCGAGTACAGGGGTTTGTCGGGTAGGGATTTGATAACGGCCATTGCAGTGTCTTACGAGGTTGGTGTTAGGCTTTGTGATTCGGGGAGTTTGAGGCTTCATGGTTGGGACCACGTGAATTACATATCCATAGCCGTGACCGCTGGGTTGGCTAGGCTAATGGGGCTGAGTAGGGAGCAGGCTTTGAATGCTCTCTCCATAGCCACGGTGCCCCACGCGGCCATGAGGCAGTCCAGGGTTGGGGAACTGAGCCACTGGAAGGCAGCTGCCACGGCTAACTCCTCACGTAATGCCGTATTCGCAGTGCTACTGGCTAGGGAGGGATTCACGGGACCTGATGCGCCGTTAAGGGGTGAGATGGGCTTCATAAGGCAGTTGCTATCCGGTGAATTCAATGACAAGCTAATCATGGAGTTATCCTCAAAGCCCAATCCCAGGAGGATCCTGGACACGTACATAAAGCCATACCCCGTGGAGTACCACGCACAGAGCGCCGTGGACGCCGCGAGGCAGATCAGGGCTGAGTACGGGAGACCCATAGAGCCTGATGATGTGGAGTACATAGTCATTGACACGTTCAAGGCAGCCTACGACATAATAGTTAAGGACCCGGAGAAGTGGGATCCAAGGACCAAGGAGACCGCGGATCACAGCCTCATGTGGGTCACAGCCACCGCCCTGATCCACGGTACGGTGGCCCTGGACCACTACAAACCCGAGGGTATTAGGGATCCTAGGGTTTTGGCCCTTATTAGGAAGACCAAGGTTAATGTGGACCCTGAATTGAATAAACTATACCCATCGGCAATACCCAATAGGGTCACGGTTAAGTTCAGGGACGGTAGGGAAATAACAGCGAGGGTTGATCATCCAAGGGGTCATCCCAAGAACCCCATGAGTGATGATGAGCTTAAGGAGAAGTTCAGGGCCCTTGTCAGTGGTGTATTGACGCAGTCACAGATAAGCACCATAATGGACATGGTATTTAACCTGGAGAACCTCAGGGACATAAAGCCCATACTCAAGGCGATGGTGGTTTAA